In a single window of the Trichoderma breve strain T069 chromosome 6, whole genome shotgun sequence genome:
- a CDS encoding flavin-binding monooxygenase-like domain-containing protein: MTGSVPVRRVAVIGAGPAGAIAIDALAQEKAFDIIRVFERRERAGGCWIDDATRPPTLSNFSALASRTADTPLTIPKTLPAQTQISSQPRFSESSVYPYLETNIDHLPMEFSQEPIPEERSELSISNHGPDTPFRKWDVIQRYVQSLVDRRGYRDFVSYNTTVEKVEKIEWFDAVVVASGHFWVPYIPPIEGLEAFEKARPGSVIHSKHFRGREPFIGKRVVVVGASVSGADIAFDLVNTAQAPVHAITIGHTINGYFGGEAFNHPKIRNYPSIARVEGRTVHLVDGNSIANVDYIVFSTGYSWSMPFLPDVPVRNNRVPDLYQHVVWQNDPTLLFVGAVAAGLTFKVFEWQAVLAARLLAGRATLPPIEKMRRWETERIKVRGDGVKFTLIFPDFEDYFETLRELAGEGEEGKGRKLPKFQREWVRAFLDGHERRKAMWKRLNEKAQKELSATKEVNFEKARL, from the exons ATGACGGGCAGTGTTCCAGTGCGACGAGTGGCCGTCATTGGCGCCGGGCCAGCAGGTGCTATTGCCATTGATGCCCTGGCTCAGGAGAAGGCATTCGATATCATTCGTGTCTTCGAACGCCGAGAACGTGCTGGAGGATGCTG GATAGATGATGCAACACGGCCTCCTACGCTGTCCAACTTCAGTGCGTTGGCAAGCCGTACAGCAGATACTCCATTGACTATTCCAAAGACACTCCCAGCCCAAACGCAGATATCAAGCCAGCCTCGGTTTTCAGAGTCATCAGTCTATCCGTATCTTGAGACTAACATTGACCATCTGCCTATGGAATTTAGTCAAGAGCCAATTCCAGAGGAGCGTAGTGAGCTCTCAATATCTAATCACGGACCAGATACTCCATTTAGAAAGTGGGATGTCATTCAGAGATATGTTCAAAGTCTTGTTGATAGAAGGGGCTATCGTGATTTCGTTTCTTACAACACCACCGTGGAGAAAGTAGAAAAGATTG AATGGTTTGATGCCGTCGTTGTCGCGAGCGGGCATTTCTGGGTACCCTATATTCCTCCCATTGAAGGATTGGAGGCATTCGAGAAGGCAAGGCCCGGGAGTGTAATCCATAGTAAACACTTTCGCGGCCGGGAGCCCTTTATAGGCAAG CgcgtcgttgtcgtcggAGCATCCGTCTCTGGAGCTGATATCGCCTTCGATCTTGTCAATACGGCACAAGCCCCGGTACACGCTATCACGATTGGACACACCATCAATGGATAttttggaggagaggcttTTAATCATCCCAAAATAAGGAACTATCCGTCAATTGCTCGAGTCGAAGGCAGAACTGTTCATTTGGTGGATGGAAACTCGATTGCCAATGTGGATTACATCGTTTTCAGCACAGGCTACAGCTGGTCTATGCCTTTCCTCCCCGATGTTCCGGTCCGCAATAATCGGGTGCCAGATCTATACCAGCATGTTGTTTGGCAAAATGACCCAACCTTGCTTTTCGTCGGAGCCGTCGCAGCGGGTTTGACATTTAAAGTATTCGAATGGCAAGCAGTTCTAGCAGCACGACTCCTCGCAGGACGAGCTACGCTACCACCAATTGAGAAGATGCGAAGATGGGAAACCGAGAGGATCAAAGTGCGCGGAGATGGCGTCAAGTTCACACTGATATTCCCTGACTTCGAAGACTATTTTGAAACACTAAGAGAGTtagctggagaaggagaggaagggAAAGGGCGTAAGCTTCCAAAGTTTCAGAGAGAATGGGTAAGAGCCTTTCTCGATGGACATGAACGACGAAAGGCCATGTGGAAACGACTAAATGAAAAGGCTCAAAAAGAATTGAGCGCTACCAAAGAAGTCAACTTCGAGAAAGCGCGGCTCTAA
- a CDS encoding major facilitator superfamily domain-containing protein produces the protein MSEKREEKQQGSFANNTLQEDSDVSLRGEDQPEWNLAEELRVRTKVDMTVLPLLFLGLLVFQLDRMNIASALTGGFATDIHVTQSTINLGNQLMFMAIVIFEIPCNMALQRVGPRKWISAQVFAFGFIAIMQVFIKNRGGFLATRLLLGFAEAGYIPGACYTLSTWYNRRELAKRVAIFFFGMFGGNAISPLLASGILLLDGHRGLRGWQWLFLLEGLFTICVSIVLLVFLPGFSESESKILLKRLEKDGEEDRSGQGLKKIPLSVVWSTVSHYRRWPHFVSTFVVFSTWSPLTTYTPSIIMSLGFDRTRANALAAVGAFLALAVVFMFAFISDRTNQRGASVIAAQTCYLITLIVARSLQPHVGKWSRWGLWTAVNSFAVGYHPVHNSWVQLNCNDPRERSISIAMWVMSAISGLMAGAQYFQADDKPLYSKGLRIMIIMVSIGIASAIVQLVVYIRHNQRVAEGKSQREAGLSPRVYVP, from the exons ATGAGTGAaaaacgagaagagaagcagcaaggcAGCTTCGCAAACAATACGCTACAAGAAGATTCCGATGTTTCGCTTAGAGGAGAAGACCAGCCAGAATGGAACTTGGCTGAAGAGCTGAGAGTCCGTACAAA AGTAGACATGACCGTGTTGCCACTTCTTTTCCTCGGCTTGCTGGTTTTCCAACTTGATCGCATGAACATTGCAAGCGCCTTGACGGGAGGCTTTGCAACAGATATCCATGTCACTCAGTCTACAATTAACTTGGGAAATCAGCTTATGTTCATGG ctattgTCATTTTTGAGATTCCATGCAACATGGCACTCCAGCGCGTCGGCCCACGCAAGTGGATATCTGCCCAAGTATTTGCATTTGGTTTCATCGCAATCATGCAAGTATTTATCAAGAATCGAGGAGGATTTCTCGCTactcgccttcttctcggaTTTGCTGAAGCCGGCTACATTCCTGGAGCATGTTATACCTTATCGACCTGGTACAACAGGCGAGAGCTGGCGAAAAGAGTAgctatcttcttcttcggcatgTTTGGGGGTAACGCAATCAGCCCCCTACTGGCTTCAGGTatattgctgctggatggccACCGGGGCCTCCGAGGATGGCAATGGCTCTTTCTAC TCGAGGGCCTTTTTACAATCTGTGTTTCCATAGTCCTCTTGGTTTTCCTTCCAGG ATTCTCAGAGTCTGAATCAAAGATATTGCTAAAGCGCCTTGAAAaggatggcgaagaggatCGAAGCGGACAGGGTCTCAAAAAGATTCCTCTCTCAGTTGTGTGGAGCACAGTATCTCACTACCGCCGGTGGCCACATTTCGTCTCAACTTTCGTTGTCTTCTCAACTTGGAGTCCTTTGACCACATATACGCCATCAATCATCAT GTCATTAGGTTTTGACAGAACAAGGGCAAATGCTTTGGCTGCAGTCGGCGCatttcttgcccttgccgTTGTCTTCATGTTTGCATTTATAAGCGACCGCACCAATCAGCGAGGTGCTTCTGTGATTGCAGCCCAGACATGCTACTTAATCACATTGATTGTAGCTCGCTCACTTCAGCCTCATGTGGGCAAGTGGTCGCGATGGGGTTTGTGGACGGCTGTTAACAGCTTCGCCGTTGGCTACCATCCTGTTCACAATTCGTGGGTTCAGCTCAACTGCAACGACCCCAGAGAGAGGAGCATTAGCATTGC CATGTGGGTCATGTCTGCTATTAGTGGTCTTATGGCCGGAGCGCAATACTTTCAAGCAGATGATAAGCCGCT CTATTCAAAGGGCTTGCGCATCATGATCATTATGGTCTCAATAGGAATCGCCAGTGCCATAGTGCAGCTTGTTGTCTACATACGACACAACCAAAGAGTTGCTGAAGGAAAGAGTCAGCGCGAGGCGGGATTAAGCCCCAGAGTATATGTACCATGA
- a CDS encoding major facilitator superfamily domain-containing protein — protein sequence MADIEADVAKNGSEEHVTPLSTQKPQWYRSTLFNACVIGGVGFLAPGLWNAMNSLGAGGAESPYLINGGNSLVFGLMGFFCLFGGPIANTIGLSYTLLLGAIGYPLYSAALYTNNRFGNEWFVFVGAVACGISAGLFWASEGAIALGYPEPTKRARYLNIWVWFRTLGPIVGGAIVLGLNVKTSHKGKVGYVTYIVFIVLQCLAAPLALALSPPEKVQRSDGSRVIVMGEKSIIAEFKALYNTSKKRNVLLLLPIFWAAYFNQYSGNFQAYYFSLRGRALIGFVSNFATLFSSQILSLWLDWSRFSVRKRLEYGYYYVVATHILSWVYGWVVSEQYTSNPPLLDWSTPGFVKGFFVLFLWSFSQQAAQSWLYYLVATMTDNVSELTRLTGILRGQESFAQAVSYGLNTKNWYGGRVPLAVNTILLGLAVVPTYLVVRSHNPDETDADRAGKSPQASDELLETEKQ from the exons ATGGCTGATATAGAGGCTGACGTCGCCAAAAATGGCTCCGAGGAGCACGTTACCCCTCTGTCGACCCAGAAGCCGCAATGGTACCGCAGTACGCTATTCAACGCATGTGTCATTGGAGGCGTTGGTTTTCTAGCTCCAGGTCTCTGGAATGCCATGAATTCTCTAG gcgctggaggagctgaatCACCATATCTAATTAACGGGGGGAACAGCCTTGTCTTCGGATTAATGGGCTTCTTTTGTCTGTTTGGGGGGCCAATTGCCAATACAATCGGACTCTCATATACCCTCTTACTCGGCGCCATCGGCTACCCTCTTTATTCGGCTGCACTCTATACTAACAACCGTTTTGGCAATGAATGGTTTGTCTTCGTCGGTGCCGTCGCCTGTGGTATATCTGCCGGTCTCTTTTGGGCGAGCGAGGGAGCCATCGCTCTTGGATACCCAGAGCCTACCAAGCGTGCCAGATATCTCAACATCTGGGTATGGTTTAGAACCCTTGGACCAATTGTTGGTGGCGCGATTGTGCTGGGTCTGAATGTGAAGACCTCGCACAAGGGAAAGGTCGGCTATGTTACCTAcattgtcttcatcgtcttgcAGTGCCTAGCGGCTCCCCTTGCCTTGGCTCTGTCGCCGCCGGAGAAGGTCCAGAGAAGTGATGGGTCCCGAGTTATCGTCATGGGAGAAAAGTCTATAATCGCCGAGTTCAAGGCTTTGTATAACACCTCCAAAAAGCGCAatgtccttctcctccttcccATATTCTGGGCTGCCTATTTCAACCAGTACAGCGGCAACTTTCAAGcatattattttagtttgAGAGGAAGGGCGCTCATAGGGTTTGTCAGCAACTTCGCGacgctcttttcttcacAGATTCTCAGTCTGTGGCTTGACTGGTCTCGTTTCTCTGTTAGAAAGCGATTGGAATATGGGTACTATTATGTCGTTGCTACTCATATTCTCTCCTGGGTCTATGGCTGGGTAGTATCGGAACAATACACGTCCAACCCCCCCTTGTTGGACTGGAGTACCCCTGGCTTTGTCAAAggcttctttgttctcttccTGTGGAGCTTTTCACAGCAGGCGGCCCAGAGCTGGCTATACTATCTTGTAGCTACCATGACAGATAACGTTTCGGAGCTCACTCGATTGACAGGTATTTTGCGTGGCCAGGAGAGCTTTGCCCAGGCTGTGTCTTATGGTCTCAATACGAAGAACTGGTACGGGGGACGAGTGCCGCTGGCTGTAAACACAATTCTTCTTG GATTGGCCGTTGTTCCCACTTATCTTGTCGTTCGTAGTCACAATCCTGACGAGACTGATGCCGATCGAGCAGGGAAGTCGCCACAAGCAAGCGATGAACTACTGGAAACAGAGAAACAATAG